A part of Arachis hypogaea cultivar Tifrunner chromosome 12, arahy.Tifrunner.gnm2.J5K5, whole genome shotgun sequence genomic DNA contains:
- the LOC112728361 gene encoding uncharacterized protein isoform X1, translating into MESLPFKPLDKVIDLALEASIRQLDYIINYKDHEQELKELITTLKSNKKTVDEKVKAAKDNVNQMTPTARDWLDKVATKLEESKEFHDDKILESKTSCFSGGCSSGALPFLWHRRQLGRKAKKILAPAIKELNQEAPNILANISLPPAVTFADINPLDGDYLEFESRKGIIEKILEQLKDSTVRMVGLHGPSGVGKTSLVKRIAKQAGDSKLFDTVVMAIVKKDPDLLKVQQDIADGLRLTFGNIGENGRATLLRKRLKQENTFVILDDLWDELDLNKIGIPFDDDDVVSSHVTSSKKEEEEQTASENSPGSSGTSKRGCKILVTSRYKEVLLGKMNVKEKLISSVPKLDEKDTLTLFKKVVEMSNEIPKFNPETLHNYCAGLPMAVIIVGRWLMKKNKLEWEGELERLKNQQGSNEVHRYMENSVKMGYDHLESEELKSIFLVCAQMYHQSLIVDLVKYCYGLGILNDVHTLRGARQSISQSIQMLKNSGLLDSSTSNDNFNMHDIVRDAALSIACKNQNVFTLRNKTLDVWPHKEQLERYSAIYLHKCHIVDGLPERVNCPRLTFLYIDCDDSTLKIPDTFFEEMEELRVLVLSGIDLQSLPSSIKCLPNLRMLCLEKCTLRDLSVLNHLRKLRILSLSGSRFEDWPTVLEGLRKLQLLDISDCFISSSTKSLSLSSFPNLEELYIENSLTKMEVKGQINQSQISALFELKHLHQLNTLDVYIPNVELLPTDLFFHELNDYKIVIGDFETISIGDFKMPKKYEASRSLALQLEPGMDIHSLKGVKLLFKGVVNFLLGELHGVQNVFYELNLNGFPDLKHFSIVNNNDIEYIVNSMELSQPHDAFPSLEFLSLFNLKNIKKICCSPITNSSFSRLKIIKVKMCPQLKSIFFFYIVEFLTSLETIDVSECDSLQAVISKEEGSNKVVLHKLCSLTLQKLPSFVSFYNNADMPLEPGSMEKQARITDDTEIVPAEDEQSSTTSFSLFDENVEIPKLESLKLFSIKIHSIWSDRISNDWFQNLIKLTLIDCNLTYLCSLSMARSLNKLKSISISECSLMEKLFISEENNNEYSKDCIFPKLEEIQLSRMEMLKEIWPREDEVRADSFSSIISVDISQCNKIDKIFPSHMKCLSLKSLKVYSCEWVEFIFKSRLPSQQSDTNKSALLEVIDLGSLPYLKQVWSEDPKGVVNFTNLQSIQISSCNTLSNVLPASIAKDLGKLESFWIYSCRNLEEIIACDGESETSSEALEFPEVVSMSFSNLPSIRCLYKGRHIVECPKLKQLRMTGCPNLEIFKTESANEQETAFLSPEKVMSNLEHLTIDSKGLEWLMSYTRKYRFTSLKQLYLHTWQSHHDQTLYCFLHTIPNLQIFQLIFNSNIREFVPSGNTAAKQRLGTVLLLKELTLWAREMEDIGFERDPALQRSLHRLKLQFCHRLRRLAHSSMSFTHLTYLQVYDCKVLKTLMTCSTAKSLVQLTTLKVEYCDQLNEIVTKDEQENEEGIQIVFAKLITIQLTRLSNLTSFCSNWNCEFSVPLLEKLIVRECPKMKTFTTKHITAPKLQSVLVSERYGEEDKGYWKGDLNATIQMYKVHLELSHHPDLKQVWCDKTWVQVNRFQNVKSLIVKKCGYLVHVIPSHLLHCFKNLEDLHVSDCDGVQVIFNMDDSNNKQVTKATGLPRLKKLSLKNLPNLKHVWDKDSREIIHFSALQDLSIDKCDSLKYVFPTSIAKDLAMLNNLSIKDCEQMVKIFVELGDTKTFELPSLASLVLRELPMLKHFYPGLHKLQFPKLKELYIQVCKWMILNCQEAETFVDQQVLLPIEKVNLLFQSLENYHLI; encoded by the exons ATGGAGAGCCTTCCGTTTAAACCGTTAGATAAAGTTATTGACTTGGCACTGGAAGCGAGCATTCGACAACTTGATTATATAATCAATTACAAAGACCATGAACAAGAGTTAAAAGAACTCATTACGACTCTTAAAAGTAATAAGAAAACGGTAGATGAGAAAGTTAAAGCTGCTAAAGACAATGTAAACCAAATGACACCTACTGCTCGAGATTGGCTCGACAAGGTGGCAACGAAGCTGGAAGAAAGTAAGGAGTTTCACGATGACAAAATCCTTGAATCCAAGACAAGTTGCTTTAGCGGGGGGTGCTCTAGCGGGGCTCTGCCTTTCTTGTGGCACAGGCGTCAACTTggcaggaaagcaaagaagataTTGGCACCGGCAATCAAAGAGCTAAATCAGGAAGCACCCAACATTCTTGCAAATATTTCACTTCCACCAGCTGTAACGTTTGCGGATATCAATCCACTTGATGGTGACTATCTTGAATTCGAATCAAGGAAGGGTATCATTGAGAAAATCCTGGAGCAACTAAAAGATTCCACGGTGAGAATGGTTGGACTGCATGGGCCTAGTGGTGTGGGCAAGACCTCTCTCGTCAAACGAATTGCAAAGCAGGCTGGCGACAGCAAATTGTTTGATACGGTGGTCATGGCAATCGTGAAGAAAGATCCAGACCTTCTAAAGGTTCAGCAAGATATCGCTGACGGTTTAAGATTAACCTTTGGAAATATAGGTGAGAATGGGAGAGCAACACTTCTGAGGAAGAGGCTGAAACAGGAGAATACCTTTGTGATCTTAGATGACCTTTGGGATGAACTGGACTTGAATAAGATTGGGATTCCATTTGATGATGACGATGTCGTTTCAAGCCACGTGACTAGCAGcaaaaaggaagaggaagagcAAACGGCAAGTGAAAATTCTCCTGGCAGTTCTGGCACCAGCAAGCGGGGATGCAAAATTTTGGTCACCTCAAGATATAAAGAAGTGTTGCTCGGTAAGATGAAtgttaaagaaaaattaatttcctCTGTCCCCAAGTTAGATGAAAAGGATACTCTGACATTGTTCAAGAAGGTGGTTGAAATGTCAAATGAAATTCCCAAGTTCAACCCAGAAACCCTTCATAATTATTGTGCTGGGTTACCAATGGCAGTTATTATAGTCGGAAGGTGGTTAATGAAGAAGAACAAGCTAGAGTGGGAAGGCGAACTAGAAAGACTCAAAAACCAACAAGGATCAAATGAGGTGCACAGGTACATGGAGAATTCTGTGAAGATGGGTTATGATCATCTAGAAAGCGAGGAGCTCAAGTCCATTTTCCTAGTGTGTGCTCAAATGTATCATCAGTCATTAATTGTTGACTTGGTGAAGTACTGTTATGGTTTGGGCATACTTAATGATGTCCATACACTGAGGGGCGCCCGTCAGAGCATATCCCAGTCAATCCAGATGCTAAAAAATTCAGGCTTGTTGGATAGTAGTACTTCCAACGATAATTTCAATATGCACGATATAGTTCGAGATGCTGCTCTATCTATAGCGTGCAAGAATCAAAATGTATTTACCCTGAGAAACAAAACACTGGATGTCTGGCCTCACAAGGAACAACTTGAGAGGTACTCTGCAATTTATCTACACAAGTGCCATATTGTGGATGGGCTCCCAGAACGTGTTAACTGTCCTCGGCTTACATTCCTTTATATTGACTGTGATGATTCCACTTTGAAAATACCTGATACATTttttgaagaaatggaagaactcaGAGTTTTAGTATTATCCGGAATAGATTTGCAGAGTCTGCCGTCTTCAATCAAATGCTTACCAAACCTCAGAATGCTTTGCTTGGAGAAATGCACTCTTCGTGACTTGTCCGTTTTAAATCATTTGAGAAAGTTGAGGATTCTTAGCCTTTCAGGATCTAGATTTGAAGACTGGCCAACAGTGTTGGAGGGCCTAAGAAAGTTACAGTTGCTAGACATTAGCGATTGTTTTATAAGCAGCTCCACTAAGTCTTTATCTTTATCAAGCTTCCCTAATTTGGAagaattgtatatagaaaatagcTTGACTAAAATGGAGGTGAAAGGACAGATAAATCAGAGTCAAATTTCAGCTCTTTTTGAGTTGAAACATCTGCATCAGTTGAATACTTTAGATGTCTACATCCCTAATGTTGAGCTTTTGCCGACAGACTTGTTCTTTCACGAGTTGAATGATTACAAGATTGTGATTGGAGACTTTGAGACAATTTCAATCGGAGATTTCAAGATGCCCAAAAAATATGAAGCTTCAAGATCTTTGGCACTGCAGCTAGAACCTGGCATGGATATTCACTCCCTCAAAGGAGTCAAATTGCTATTCAAAGGAGTGGTGAATTTCCTATTGGGAGAGCTACACGGGGTTCAAAATGTATTTTATGAGCTGAATCTGAATGGATTTCCAGATCTGAAACACTTTTCCATCGTAAATAACAATGACATTGAATACATTGTGAATTCAATGGAGTTGTCACAACCTCATGATGCTTTTCCCAGTTTAGAGTTCCTCAGCCTGTTCAACCTAAAGAACATAAAGAAGATATGTTGCAGTCCTATTACAAATTCCTCATTCTCTAGACTAAAGATAATCAAAGTGAAGATGTGCCCCCAATTGAAGAGCATATTCTTCTTTTACATTGTTGAATTTCTTACTAGTCTAGAAACAATTGATGTCTCTGAATGTGATTCTCTACAAGCAGTTattagtaaagaagaaggatccaACAAGGTTGTGCTTCATAAGTTATGCTCTTTGACATTACAGAAGTTACCATCGTTTGTCAGTTTTTACAACAATGCAGACATGCCTTTGGAACCGGGATCTATGGAAAAGCAAGCAAGAATCACTGACGACACAGAAATTGTCCCAGCAGAGGATGAGCAGAGTTCCACAActtccttttctctttttgatgaaaat GTAGAAATTCCAAAGTTAGAGAGCTTGAAGTTGTTCTCAATCAAGATCCACAGCATATGGAGCGATCGAATTTCAAATGATTGGTTTCAGAACTTGATAAAATTAACGTTGATAGACTGTAACTTGACATATTTATGCTCATTGTCTATGGCTCGCAGTCTCAATAAGCTAAAAAGCATCTCCATAAGTGAGTGTTCACTAATGGAGAAGTTATTCATCAGCGAAGAAAATAACAATGAGTATTCGAAG GATTGTATCTTTCCTAAATTGGAGGAAATCCAATTGAGTCGAATGGAGATGTTAAAAGAAATATGGCCACGTGAAGATGAAGTAAGGGCAGATTCATTTTCTAGTATCATTTCTGTTGATATTAGCCAATGCAATAAGATTGACAAGATTTTTCCTAGTCACATGAAATGTTTGAGTTTGAAAAGCTTGAAGGTTTATTCGTGTGAGTGGGTGGAATTCATTTTCAAAAGTAGACTTCCTTCGCAACAAAGTGACACAAATAAATCTGCATTATTGGAGGTTATTGATTTGGGTTCTCTCCCTTATCTAAAGCAAGTATGGAGTGAAGATCCAAAAGGAGTGGTTAACTTCACAAATCTGCAGAGTATACAGATTTCTTCATGTAACACTTTGAGCAATGTGTTGCCAGCTTCTATTGCCAAGGATCTTGGAAAACTAGAAAGCTTTTGGATATACTCATGTCGTAATTTGGAGGAAATCATTGCGTGCGATGGAGAATCAGAAACAAGCAGTGAAGCATTGGAGTTCCCTGAAGTAGTGTCCATGTCATTTAGTAACTTACCAAGCATCCGATGTTTGTACAAAGGGAGACATATTGTAGAGTGTCCAAAATTGAAGCAACTGAGAATGACTGGGTGTCCAAATCTGGAAATATTCAAAACAGAAAGTGCCAATGAACAAGAAACAGCATTCTTATCGCCTGAAAAG GTAATGTCCAACTTGGAGCATCTGACTATTGACTCTAAAGGATTAGAGTGGTTAATGAGCTACACACGCAAGTACCGCTTTACCTCTTTGAAACAACTTTACTTGCACACATGGCAGAGCCATCATGACCAGACTCTATACTGTTTCCTCCACACCATTCCTAATCTACAAATCTTTCAATTGATTTTTAATTCTAACATTAGAGAGTTCGTGCCAAGTGGAAACACCGCAGCGAAGCAAAGATTGGGAACCGTATTACTTCTTAAGGAATTAACTTTGTGGGCACGAGAGATGGAGGATATTGGATTTGAAAGAGATCCTGCTCTTCAGAGATCACTGCACCGCCTGAAATTGCAATTCTGCCACAGATTGAGGAGATTGGCACATTCCTCGATGTCCTTCACTCACTTGACATACTTGCAAGTATATGATTGTAAAGTATTGAAAACTCTAATGACATGCTCAACAGCAAAGAGCTTGGTTCAACTCACCACCTTGAAGGTAGAGTATTGTGATCAATTAAATGAAATAGTTACCAAGGATGAGCAGGAAAATGAGGAGGGGATTCAAATTGTCTTTGCCAAGTTGATAACTATACAACTGACACGACTAAGCAACCTCACAAGTTTCTGTAGCAACTGGAATTGTGAGTTTTCGGTGCCATTGTTGGAAAAATTAATTGTGAGAGAATGTCCCAAGATGAAAACGTTTACCACAAAGCACATAACAGCGCCCAAGCTACAAAGCGTACTTGTCAGTGAAAGATATGGTGAGGAAGATAAAGGGTATTGGAAAGGAGACCTGAATGCCACCATTCAAATGTATAAG GTTCATTTGGAGCTTTCACACCATCCAGACTTAAAACAAGTATGGTGTGACAAAACTTGGGTGCAAGTAAACAGGTTTCAGAATGTAAAATCTTTGATTGTGAAGAAATGTGGTTATCTTGTGCATGTAATTCCATCTCATTTGCTTCATTGCTTTAAGAATTTGGAAGATCTGCATGTATCCGATTGCGATGGAGTGCAAGTCATCTTTAATATGGATGACAGTAACAATAAGCAGGTGACAAAAGCAACGGGGTTGCCTCGTTtgaaaaaattatctttaaagaaTCTACCAAATTTGAAACACGTATGGGACAAAGATTCAAGAGAAATTATTCATTTTTCTGCTCTACAAGATTTGAGCATTGACAAATGTGATAGTTTGAAATATGTGTTTCCAACATCCATTGCTAAAGACCTTGCCATGCTGAATAATCTTTCAATAAAAGACTGTGAGCAAATGGTAAAAATCTTTGTAGAATTAGGAGACACCAAAACATTTGAGCTTCCTTCTTTGGCTTCACTGGTGCTTAGAGAGCTGCCAATGCTCAAACACTTTTATCCAGGACTGCACAAGCTTCAATTTCCGAAGCTAAAAGAACTATATATACAAGTCTGTAAATGGATGATACTCAATTGTCAAGAGGCAGAGACTTTTGTAGATCAACAAGTTCTACTTCCAATCGAGAAG GTTAATCTCCTATTTCAGAGTTTGGAGAATTATCATTTGATATGA
- the LOC112728361 gene encoding uncharacterized protein isoform X2 produces the protein MESLPFKPLDKVIDLALEASIRQLDYIINYKDHEQELKELITTLKSNKKTVDEKVKAAKDNVNQMTPTARDWLDKVATKLEESKEFHDDKILESKTSCFSGGCSSGALPFLWHRRQLGRKAKKILAPAIKELNQEAPNILANISLPPAVTFADINPLDGDYLEFESRKGIIEKILEQLKDSTVRMVGLHGPSGVGKTSLVKRIAKQAGDSKLFDTVVMAIVKKDPDLLKVQQDIADGLRLTFGNIGENGRATLLRKRLKQENTFVILDDLWDELDLNKIGIPFDDDDVVSSHVTSSKKEEEEQTASENSPGSSGTSKRGCKILVTSRYKEVLLGKMNVKEKLISSVPKLDEKDTLTLFKKVVEMSNEIPKFNPETLHNYCAGLPMAVIIVGRWLMKKNKLEWEGELERLKNQQGSNEVHRYMENSVKMGYDHLESEELKSIFLVCAQMYHQSLIVDLVKYCYGLGILNDVHTLRGARQSISQSIQMLKNSGLLDSSTSNDNFNMHDIVRDAALSIACKNQNVFTLRNKTLDVWPHKEQLERYSAIYLHKCHIVDGLPERVNCPRLTFLYIDCDDSTLKIPDTFFEEMEELRVLVLSGIDLQSLPSSIKCLPNLRMLCLEKCTLRDLSVLNHLRKLRILSLSGSRFEDWPTVLEGLRKLQLLDISDCFISSSTKSLSLSSFPNLEELYIENSLTKMEVKGQINQSQISALFELKHLHQLNTLDVYIPNVELLPTDLFFHELNDYKIVIGDFETISIGDFKMPKKYEASRSLALQLEPGMDIHSLKGVKLLFKGVVNFLLGELHGVQNVFYELNLNGFPDLKHFSIVNNNDIEYIVNSMELSQPHDAFPSLEFLSLFNLKNIKKICCSPITNSSFSRLKIIKVKMCPQLKSIFFFYIVEFLTSLETIDVSECDSLQAVISKEEGSNKVVLHKLCSLTLQKLPSFVSFYNNADMPLEPGSMEKQARITDDTEIVPAEDEQSSTTSFSLFDENVEIPKLESLKLFSIKIHSIWSDRISNDWFQNLIKLTLIDCNLTYLCSLSMARSLNKLKSISISECSLMEKLFISEENNNEYSKDCIFPKLEEIQLSRMEMLKEIWPREDEVRADSFSSIISVDISQCNKIDKIFPSHMKCLSLKSLKVYSCEWVEFIFKSRLPSQQSDTNKSALLEVIDLGSLPYLKQVWSEDPKGVVNFTNLQSIQISSCNTLSNVLPASIAKDLGKLESFWIYSCRNLEEIIACDGESETSSEALEFPEVVSMSFSNLPSIRCLYKGRHIVECPKLKQLRMTGCPNLEIFKTESANEQETAFLSPEKVMSNLEHLTIDSKGLEWLMSYTRKYRFTSLKQLYLHTWQSHHDQTLYCFLHTIPNLQIFQLIFNSNIREFVPSGNTAAKQRLGTVLLLKELTLWAREMEDIGFERDPALQRSLHRLKLQFCHRLRRLAHSSMSFTHLTYLQVYDCKVLKTLMTCSTAKSLVQLTTLKVEYCDQLNEIVTKDEQENEEGIQIVFAKLITIQLTRLSNLTSFCSNWNCEFSVPLLEKLIVRECPKMKTFTTKHITAPKLQSVLVSERYGEEDKGYWKGDLNATIQMYKVHLELSHHPDLKQVWCDKTWVQVNRFQNVKSLIVKKCGYLVHVIPSHLLHCFKNLEDLHVSDCDGVQVIFNMDDSNNKQVTKATGLPRLKKLSLKNLPNLKHVWDKDSREIIHFSALQDLSIDKCDSLKYVFPTSIAKDLAMLNNLSIKDCEQMVKIFVELGDTKTFELPSLASLVLRELPMLKHFYPGLHKLQFPKLKELYIQVCKWMILNCQEAETFVDQQVLLPIEKSLENYHLI, from the exons ATGGAGAGCCTTCCGTTTAAACCGTTAGATAAAGTTATTGACTTGGCACTGGAAGCGAGCATTCGACAACTTGATTATATAATCAATTACAAAGACCATGAACAAGAGTTAAAAGAACTCATTACGACTCTTAAAAGTAATAAGAAAACGGTAGATGAGAAAGTTAAAGCTGCTAAAGACAATGTAAACCAAATGACACCTACTGCTCGAGATTGGCTCGACAAGGTGGCAACGAAGCTGGAAGAAAGTAAGGAGTTTCACGATGACAAAATCCTTGAATCCAAGACAAGTTGCTTTAGCGGGGGGTGCTCTAGCGGGGCTCTGCCTTTCTTGTGGCACAGGCGTCAACTTggcaggaaagcaaagaagataTTGGCACCGGCAATCAAAGAGCTAAATCAGGAAGCACCCAACATTCTTGCAAATATTTCACTTCCACCAGCTGTAACGTTTGCGGATATCAATCCACTTGATGGTGACTATCTTGAATTCGAATCAAGGAAGGGTATCATTGAGAAAATCCTGGAGCAACTAAAAGATTCCACGGTGAGAATGGTTGGACTGCATGGGCCTAGTGGTGTGGGCAAGACCTCTCTCGTCAAACGAATTGCAAAGCAGGCTGGCGACAGCAAATTGTTTGATACGGTGGTCATGGCAATCGTGAAGAAAGATCCAGACCTTCTAAAGGTTCAGCAAGATATCGCTGACGGTTTAAGATTAACCTTTGGAAATATAGGTGAGAATGGGAGAGCAACACTTCTGAGGAAGAGGCTGAAACAGGAGAATACCTTTGTGATCTTAGATGACCTTTGGGATGAACTGGACTTGAATAAGATTGGGATTCCATTTGATGATGACGATGTCGTTTCAAGCCACGTGACTAGCAGcaaaaaggaagaggaagagcAAACGGCAAGTGAAAATTCTCCTGGCAGTTCTGGCACCAGCAAGCGGGGATGCAAAATTTTGGTCACCTCAAGATATAAAGAAGTGTTGCTCGGTAAGATGAAtgttaaagaaaaattaatttcctCTGTCCCCAAGTTAGATGAAAAGGATACTCTGACATTGTTCAAGAAGGTGGTTGAAATGTCAAATGAAATTCCCAAGTTCAACCCAGAAACCCTTCATAATTATTGTGCTGGGTTACCAATGGCAGTTATTATAGTCGGAAGGTGGTTAATGAAGAAGAACAAGCTAGAGTGGGAAGGCGAACTAGAAAGACTCAAAAACCAACAAGGATCAAATGAGGTGCACAGGTACATGGAGAATTCTGTGAAGATGGGTTATGATCATCTAGAAAGCGAGGAGCTCAAGTCCATTTTCCTAGTGTGTGCTCAAATGTATCATCAGTCATTAATTGTTGACTTGGTGAAGTACTGTTATGGTTTGGGCATACTTAATGATGTCCATACACTGAGGGGCGCCCGTCAGAGCATATCCCAGTCAATCCAGATGCTAAAAAATTCAGGCTTGTTGGATAGTAGTACTTCCAACGATAATTTCAATATGCACGATATAGTTCGAGATGCTGCTCTATCTATAGCGTGCAAGAATCAAAATGTATTTACCCTGAGAAACAAAACACTGGATGTCTGGCCTCACAAGGAACAACTTGAGAGGTACTCTGCAATTTATCTACACAAGTGCCATATTGTGGATGGGCTCCCAGAACGTGTTAACTGTCCTCGGCTTACATTCCTTTATATTGACTGTGATGATTCCACTTTGAAAATACCTGATACATTttttgaagaaatggaagaactcaGAGTTTTAGTATTATCCGGAATAGATTTGCAGAGTCTGCCGTCTTCAATCAAATGCTTACCAAACCTCAGAATGCTTTGCTTGGAGAAATGCACTCTTCGTGACTTGTCCGTTTTAAATCATTTGAGAAAGTTGAGGATTCTTAGCCTTTCAGGATCTAGATTTGAAGACTGGCCAACAGTGTTGGAGGGCCTAAGAAAGTTACAGTTGCTAGACATTAGCGATTGTTTTATAAGCAGCTCCACTAAGTCTTTATCTTTATCAAGCTTCCCTAATTTGGAagaattgtatatagaaaatagcTTGACTAAAATGGAGGTGAAAGGACAGATAAATCAGAGTCAAATTTCAGCTCTTTTTGAGTTGAAACATCTGCATCAGTTGAATACTTTAGATGTCTACATCCCTAATGTTGAGCTTTTGCCGACAGACTTGTTCTTTCACGAGTTGAATGATTACAAGATTGTGATTGGAGACTTTGAGACAATTTCAATCGGAGATTTCAAGATGCCCAAAAAATATGAAGCTTCAAGATCTTTGGCACTGCAGCTAGAACCTGGCATGGATATTCACTCCCTCAAAGGAGTCAAATTGCTATTCAAAGGAGTGGTGAATTTCCTATTGGGAGAGCTACACGGGGTTCAAAATGTATTTTATGAGCTGAATCTGAATGGATTTCCAGATCTGAAACACTTTTCCATCGTAAATAACAATGACATTGAATACATTGTGAATTCAATGGAGTTGTCACAACCTCATGATGCTTTTCCCAGTTTAGAGTTCCTCAGCCTGTTCAACCTAAAGAACATAAAGAAGATATGTTGCAGTCCTATTACAAATTCCTCATTCTCTAGACTAAAGATAATCAAAGTGAAGATGTGCCCCCAATTGAAGAGCATATTCTTCTTTTACATTGTTGAATTTCTTACTAGTCTAGAAACAATTGATGTCTCTGAATGTGATTCTCTACAAGCAGTTattagtaaagaagaaggatccaACAAGGTTGTGCTTCATAAGTTATGCTCTTTGACATTACAGAAGTTACCATCGTTTGTCAGTTTTTACAACAATGCAGACATGCCTTTGGAACCGGGATCTATGGAAAAGCAAGCAAGAATCACTGACGACACAGAAATTGTCCCAGCAGAGGATGAGCAGAGTTCCACAActtccttttctctttttgatgaaaat GTAGAAATTCCAAAGTTAGAGAGCTTGAAGTTGTTCTCAATCAAGATCCACAGCATATGGAGCGATCGAATTTCAAATGATTGGTTTCAGAACTTGATAAAATTAACGTTGATAGACTGTAACTTGACATATTTATGCTCATTGTCTATGGCTCGCAGTCTCAATAAGCTAAAAAGCATCTCCATAAGTGAGTGTTCACTAATGGAGAAGTTATTCATCAGCGAAGAAAATAACAATGAGTATTCGAAG GATTGTATCTTTCCTAAATTGGAGGAAATCCAATTGAGTCGAATGGAGATGTTAAAAGAAATATGGCCACGTGAAGATGAAGTAAGGGCAGATTCATTTTCTAGTATCATTTCTGTTGATATTAGCCAATGCAATAAGATTGACAAGATTTTTCCTAGTCACATGAAATGTTTGAGTTTGAAAAGCTTGAAGGTTTATTCGTGTGAGTGGGTGGAATTCATTTTCAAAAGTAGACTTCCTTCGCAACAAAGTGACACAAATAAATCTGCATTATTGGAGGTTATTGATTTGGGTTCTCTCCCTTATCTAAAGCAAGTATGGAGTGAAGATCCAAAAGGAGTGGTTAACTTCACAAATCTGCAGAGTATACAGATTTCTTCATGTAACACTTTGAGCAATGTGTTGCCAGCTTCTATTGCCAAGGATCTTGGAAAACTAGAAAGCTTTTGGATATACTCATGTCGTAATTTGGAGGAAATCATTGCGTGCGATGGAGAATCAGAAACAAGCAGTGAAGCATTGGAGTTCCCTGAAGTAGTGTCCATGTCATTTAGTAACTTACCAAGCATCCGATGTTTGTACAAAGGGAGACATATTGTAGAGTGTCCAAAATTGAAGCAACTGAGAATGACTGGGTGTCCAAATCTGGAAATATTCAAAACAGAAAGTGCCAATGAACAAGAAACAGCATTCTTATCGCCTGAAAAG GTAATGTCCAACTTGGAGCATCTGACTATTGACTCTAAAGGATTAGAGTGGTTAATGAGCTACACACGCAAGTACCGCTTTACCTCTTTGAAACAACTTTACTTGCACACATGGCAGAGCCATCATGACCAGACTCTATACTGTTTCCTCCACACCATTCCTAATCTACAAATCTTTCAATTGATTTTTAATTCTAACATTAGAGAGTTCGTGCCAAGTGGAAACACCGCAGCGAAGCAAAGATTGGGAACCGTATTACTTCTTAAGGAATTAACTTTGTGGGCACGAGAGATGGAGGATATTGGATTTGAAAGAGATCCTGCTCTTCAGAGATCACTGCACCGCCTGAAATTGCAATTCTGCCACAGATTGAGGAGATTGGCACATTCCTCGATGTCCTTCACTCACTTGACATACTTGCAAGTATATGATTGTAAAGTATTGAAAACTCTAATGACATGCTCAACAGCAAAGAGCTTGGTTCAACTCACCACCTTGAAGGTAGAGTATTGTGATCAATTAAATGAAATAGTTACCAAGGATGAGCAGGAAAATGAGGAGGGGATTCAAATTGTCTTTGCCAAGTTGATAACTATACAACTGACACGACTAAGCAACCTCACAAGTTTCTGTAGCAACTGGAATTGTGAGTTTTCGGTGCCATTGTTGGAAAAATTAATTGTGAGAGAATGTCCCAAGATGAAAACGTTTACCACAAAGCACATAACAGCGCCCAAGCTACAAAGCGTACTTGTCAGTGAAAGATATGGTGAGGAAGATAAAGGGTATTGGAAAGGAGACCTGAATGCCACCATTCAAATGTATAAG GTTCATTTGGAGCTTTCACACCATCCAGACTTAAAACAAGTATGGTGTGACAAAACTTGGGTGCAAGTAAACAGGTTTCAGAATGTAAAATCTTTGATTGTGAAGAAATGTGGTTATCTTGTGCATGTAATTCCATCTCATTTGCTTCATTGCTTTAAGAATTTGGAAGATCTGCATGTATCCGATTGCGATGGAGTGCAAGTCATCTTTAATATGGATGACAGTAACAATAAGCAGGTGACAAAAGCAACGGGGTTGCCTCGTTtgaaaaaattatctttaaagaaTCTACCAAATTTGAAACACGTATGGGACAAAGATTCAAGAGAAATTATTCATTTTTCTGCTCTACAAGATTTGAGCATTGACAAATGTGATAGTTTGAAATATGTGTTTCCAACATCCATTGCTAAAGACCTTGCCATGCTGAATAATCTTTCAATAAAAGACTGTGAGCAAATGGTAAAAATCTTTGTAGAATTAGGAGACACCAAAACATTTGAGCTTCCTTCTTTGGCTTCACTGGTGCTTAGAGAGCTGCCAATGCTCAAACACTTTTATCCAGGACTGCACAAGCTTCAATTTCCGAAGCTAAAAGAACTATATATACAAGTCTGTAAATGGATGATACTCAATTGTCAAGAGGCAGAGACTTTTGTAGATCAACAAGTTCTACTTCCAATCGAGAAG AGTTTGGAGAATTATCATTTGATATGA